Within Bactrocera oleae isolate idBacOlea1 chromosome 6, idBacOlea1, whole genome shotgun sequence, the genomic segment ttatacaaatatgacCAAGTAATTTAAaagacaatttttaataaatgtatattgaTAAAACAAGCGAAAGTACAGAAATTTCATGttctaacaaaaaaataatggtAATTCATATAATCTACATTTTCATAACATTAATCCGAATAATCTTTAATGGGTACTTTTCTTGCCCGGTAATCATAGCTAGCCACTTCGGGATGTTTGTTTTTGAAATCCGAATACACTGTTGCCAAACGCAAACATTCCTCCACAGACAATTCGAATGGTCTGACGGTTGGATCTACATCGGCCAACTCGAAAAGTGTATCCGTGACACCTTCACGATCTTTGGGTGGAAAAAGGTTACTATAACCGCGTCGGCAATACTTCTGCCGCATATTGAATATGTGACGTACCACACGTTCGACCAGTTCGAATGGCAGCGTCGTTTTTGGCTGCTTCAATGGTATTAACTTTACAACACCCACATCGACGTCTGGTTTCGGCACAAAGGCTTTGCCAGGTATTACAAATTTCATATACGGCGTAGTCCATATTTGCGACATAATCGATAAGCGACAACGCTGTTTATTACCTAGTGGCGCACAAATACGCACAGCCACTTCTTTCTGAAAGGTGAGTGTCATAGCTGTGTCCGGACTACGAAAACCACCACGTCGCAGCGACAGATCCTGCAGCCAATTTATAAGTAGACGCGTAGAAATAGCAAAAGGTAAATTGCCAATTAGATGTAAGCGATGTTCGGACATTGGTATATATTTGTCCATGTCAAAACGTAAAATGTCACCTTCATAGATGTCCACTTGTGTTTGTAGTGGGCGTGCACATTCCTTTAACAACTCTAATGTTGGCATAAAACGTACATCCTTCTCCACAAGCACCAATCGGCCGGGCGTGCGCCGCAAAATCGAACGTGTTATGCCACCCGGACCCGGACCGACTTCTAACACCGTGTCTTGTGGATCTATACGACCAGCAGCCTTTACAATTTTATCCGTTAAACGTTCATCCATAATGAAATTTTGACTCATATATTTAATAGCTTGCAATTTGTAAAGTTTCACGAGATCGCGTATAGTTGGCATGGGCGGTAGGCGTACGCCGCTAGTGAGTACGCGTGCTGCTGCTTGTGGCATGTTTTTggttaaatttaactaaaaaaattaataaaactatatGAAAAGTGTATATTAGAGAAATAATCAGCTCACCTtgtatacaacaaaaatttagaaCTCCAAAGCTAATGCTAAATTACCCAAAAATACAAACTGTTTTCTTTCTCTCGTGTTgtcttaaaactaaatatacttTATGTAACTAGTTCttattgctttgaaatttttttcggttCTTCAAAATCATCCAGGAAGTCTTCTTGTTGCACTGAAAGCATTGAGTAGGCATAAATACCCAACACGGATGCACCCAA encodes:
- the mtTFB1 gene encoding dimethyladenosine transferase 1, mitochondrial yields the protein MPQAAARVLTSGVRLPPMPTIRDLVKLYKLQAIKYMSQNFIMDERLTDKIVKAAGRIDPQDTVLEVGPGPGGITRSILRRTPGRLVLVEKDVRFMPTLELLKECARPLQTQVDIYEGDILRFDMDKYIPMSEHRLHLIGNLPFAISTRLLINWLQDLSLRRGGFRSPDTAMTLTFQKEVAVRICAPLGNKQRCRLSIMSQIWTTPYMKFVIPGKAFVPKPDVDVGVVKLIPLKQPKTTLPFELVERVVRHIFNMRQKYCRRGYSNLFPPKDREGVTDTLFELADVDPTVRPFELSVEECLRLATVYSDFKNKHPEVASYDYRARKVPIKDYSD